One Fusobacterium ulcerans DNA segment encodes these proteins:
- a CDS encoding ABC transporter ATP-binding protein, translating into MLKMNLTDIKISYGKSNIIKNIKAEFHGGNVVSLIGPNGTGKTTLLKAIAHLIKYEGDINVIGETGYKNFRDSFTYVPQMSVNNINLTVFEIVLLGRVRDLTWKIEKIHLNAVAEILDELNLSHLSYSKFSSLSGGQKQMVIMAQAMVSKPKILLLDEPTSALDLKHQLQIMETAKKYTKKTGSITVIVLHDIALAARYSDEILLLHEGYSIQQGIPEDVLKEELLEEIYGVELDISKSSRGFISITPIKTK; encoded by the coding sequence ATGCTAAAAATGAATCTTACAGACATAAAAATAAGCTATGGTAAAAGTAATATTATAAAAAATATAAAAGCTGAATTTCATGGTGGAAATGTAGTTTCACTAATTGGACCTAATGGAACTGGAAAAACTACATTGCTGAAAGCTATTGCCCACTTAATAAAATATGAAGGAGATATCAACGTTATTGGGGAAACTGGTTATAAAAATTTTAGAGATAGTTTTACATATGTTCCCCAGATGTCTGTTAATAATATTAATTTAACTGTTTTTGAAATAGTTTTATTGGGAAGAGTAAGAGATTTAACATGGAAAATTGAAAAAATTCATTTAAATGCTGTAGCTGAAATACTTGATGAATTAAATTTAAGTCATTTAAGCTACAGTAAATTCTCAAGTTTAAGTGGAGGACAAAAACAAATGGTTATAATGGCACAGGCAATGGTTTCAAAACCTAAAATTTTATTATTAGATGAACCTACAAGTGCCTTGGATTTAAAACATCAGCTCCAGATTATGGAAACAGCAAAAAAATATACAAAAAAAACAGGCTCTATAACAGTTATTGTTTTGCATGATATAGCATTAGCAGCTAGATATAGTGATGAAATACTACTTTTACATGAGGGGTATTCTATACAACAGGGAATTCCTGAAGATGTTTTGAAGGAAGAATTGTTAGAAGAAATATATGGAGTTGAACTTGACATTTCCAAAAGCTCCAGAGGGTTTATTTCTATAACCCCAATAAAAACAAAGTGA
- a CDS encoding FecCD family ABC transporter permease — MNKKINGEEVYKKINKKRQMAFYISLAAIIIMLLFDLMTGSSGMTLEDTIKALLAGPSSESIEAAIIWNIRLPMTLICLTVGASLGLAGTQMQTILSNPLASPYTLGVSSAAGFGAAIAFISGFPFKGIPWLNAPFMAFAMTLLGTMAIYFLGKLKGMKAQSMVLFGIVTHFFFQALLSLVQFRSTPEVAGQIVYWMFGSLLKSTWTGVIVSGVIFLICSILLSRYAWKLTAIAAGEERAKSLGIDTDKVRLHVFLLSSLLTAGAVAFVGTIGFIGLVAPHFSRYFAGEDQRYLAPMASLFGVLLIACASILAKIIIPGIIIPIGIVTSLIGVPFLIFLILKKGV, encoded by the coding sequence ATGAATAAAAAAATTAATGGAGAAGAAGTATATAAAAAAATAAATAAAAAACGGCAAATGGCCTTTTATATTTCTTTAGCTGCAATAATTATAATGCTGCTCTTTGACCTCATGACAGGTTCTTCAGGGATGACTTTAGAAGATACAATAAAAGCTCTTTTAGCAGGTCCGTCTTCTGAAAGTATAGAAGCTGCTATTATATGGAATATCAGGCTTCCTATGACTCTTATATGTCTGACAGTTGGTGCATCATTAGGTTTAGCAGGTACACAGATGCAGACTATACTTTCTAATCCGCTGGCAAGTCCATATACTTTAGGAGTATCCTCTGCTGCTGGTTTTGGAGCAGCGATAGCTTTTATATCTGGATTTCCATTTAAAGGAATACCATGGCTAAATGCTCCTTTTATGGCATTTGCTATGACTTTGCTGGGTACAATGGCGATTTACTTTTTAGGAAAACTAAAAGGTATGAAAGCACAATCTATGGTACTTTTTGGAATAGTTACACATTTCTTCTTTCAAGCATTACTATCTCTAGTACAATTTCGTTCTACTCCTGAGGTAGCAGGTCAAATTGTTTACTGGATGTTTGGAAGTCTACTTAAATCAACTTGGACGGGAGTCATAGTAAGTGGAGTTATATTTTTAATTTGCAGTATATTGTTATCCAGATATGCTTGGAAATTGACTGCAATAGCTGCTGGAGAAGAAAGAGCTAAAAGTCTGGGAATAGATACAGATAAAGTAAGGTTACATGTATTTTTATTAAGTTCACTGCTTACAGCTGGTGCTGTGGCATTTGTGGGAACTATAGGTTTTATAGGACTGGTAGCTCCACACTTTTCAAGATATTTTGCAGGAGAGGACCAAAGATATCTAGCCCCTATGGCTTCTCTTTTTGGAGTATTATTAATTGCATGTGCTTCAATTTTAGCTAAAATAATTATTCCTGGAATAATTATTCCAATTGGAATAGTAACATCTCTTATTGGTGTTCCATTCTTAATTTTCTTAATTCTAAAGAAAGGGGTATGA
- a CDS encoding ABC transporter substrate-binding protein, which produces MIKKNFFRLFIICLFFSLVFLEKNTYSNELQQQEKNNKITFTDLSNRKIEIDGPINRIFLGFYEESYLAVAENFNKVVSISKGEWADFFNDQYNAYEKQMPELDKIIDTGSIYKGSFSMETLLNSKPQVAIVAPFQYETLAENIDKLEKSGIKVIVIDYNSQTLENHIKSTKILGKITGNENRAEELIRNYENALIEVKERVENIKNRKRVYVELGNLGADQIGNSYGNYLWGSLIKLAGGNNIAENKIDSYGPLSPEYILTSNPDAIFFAGANWANDAGDRVLIGFNISPEQTWKRLAPYTKRTGWKKLNAIKNGEIYAVNHGGLRSIYDYVYVQYIAKSLYPELFKDIEPKENLKNFYKKYLPITPEGTFMTKYNEK; this is translated from the coding sequence ATGATTAAAAAAAATTTTTTTAGATTATTTATAATATGTTTATTTTTTAGCCTGGTTTTCTTAGAAAAAAATACATATTCTAATGAACTTCAACAGCAAGAAAAGAATAACAAGATCACCTTCACTGATCTTTCTAATAGGAAAATTGAAATTGATGGCCCTATTAATAGAATTTTTTTAGGTTTTTATGAAGAATCTTATTTGGCAGTTGCAGAAAATTTTAATAAAGTAGTAAGTATATCTAAAGGAGAATGGGCAGATTTTTTTAATGACCAGTACAATGCCTATGAAAAACAGATGCCTGAATTAGATAAAATCATAGATACAGGTTCTATATATAAAGGTTCTTTCAGTATGGAGACTTTATTAAACTCTAAACCACAGGTGGCTATAGTTGCTCCTTTCCAATATGAAACTCTGGCTGAAAATATAGATAAATTAGAAAAATCAGGAATAAAAGTTATTGTAATTGACTATAATTCTCAGACTTTAGAAAACCATATAAAAAGTACAAAAATTTTAGGGAAAATTACTGGAAATGAAAATAGAGCTGAAGAACTAATAAGAAATTATGAAAATGCTTTAATTGAAGTAAAGGAAAGAGTAGAAAATATTAAAAACAGAAAAAGAGTATATGTAGAATTAGGAAATTTAGGTGCTGATCAAATAGGTAATAGTTATGGTAATTATTTATGGGGAAGTCTTATAAAATTAGCTGGAGGAAATAATATAGCAGAAAATAAAATTGACAGTTATGGTCCATTAAGTCCAGAATATATTTTAACATCTAACCCTGATGCAATATTCTTTGCTGGAGCAAACTGGGCTAATGATGCTGGTGACAGGGTTTTAATTGGATTTAATATTTCTCCTGAGCAAACATGGAAAAGGCTTGCTCCATATACAAAAAGAACTGGCTGGAAAAAATTAAATGCCATAAAAAATGGTGAAATATATGCTGTAAATCATGGTGGACTTCGTTCTATTTATGATTATGTATATGTGCAGTATATAGCAAAGTCCTTATATCCTGAATTGTTTAAAGATATTGAACCTAAAGAAAATTTAAAGAATTTTTATAAAAAATATCTTCCAATCACTCCAGAAGGAACTTTTATGACAAAATACAATGAAAAATAG